The following coding sequences are from one Musa acuminata AAA Group cultivar baxijiao chromosome BXJ2-4, Cavendish_Baxijiao_AAA, whole genome shotgun sequence window:
- the LOC103981374 gene encoding vacuolar protein-sorting-associated protein 11 homolog codes for MYQWRKFEFFEEKSAGKVSIPSEISGNVRCCSSGRGRIAVGCDDGMVGLLDRGFKLSYAFQAHAASVLFIQQLKQRNFLITVGEDEQTTPQLSPICLKVFDLDKMQPEGSSTTSPMCVQILRIFTNQFPEAKITSFLVLEEAPPILLITIGLDTGSIYCIKGDIARERITRFALLVETVADKSPASITGLGFRVDGRALQLFAVTPASVSLFSLNDQPPKRHTLDQIGCDSNAVTMSDRLDLIVGRPEAVYFYEIDGRGPCWAFDGEKKFLGWFRGYLLCVIADQRSNRNMFNVYDLKNRLIAHSMVVGNVSHLLCEWGYIVLIMSDKKVLCIGEKDMESKLDMLFKKNLYTVAINLVQSQQADASATAEVLRKYADHLYGKQDYDEAMSQYIHTIGHLEPSYVIQKFLDAQRIHNLTNYLEKLHERGFASKDHTTLLLNCYTKLKDVEKLNKFIKDEDGRGEHKFDVETAIRVCRAAGYHEHALYVARKAERHEWYLKLLLEDLGSYDEALLYISSLEPDQVGITVKEYGKILIEHRPAETVELLIRLCTDDWESTKKRMTSGMHLVMLPSPMDFVKIFVHNPKSLMEFLEKYISKVGDSAAQVEIHNTLLELYLSNDLSFPSISQEISNENRDPKVGRHKGMTNGSMTESRVKMNAENKDLKKEKDHLERQQKGLALLKNAWTSDMEQPSYDAFLAVILCQMNAFKDGLLFLYEKMELYKEVIACYMQNHDHEGLIACCKKLGDSTQGGDPSLWVDVLNYFSELGEDCSKEVKEVLTYIERDDILPPIVVLQTLSKNPCLTLSVVKDYIARKLEQESKLIEDDRKSIEKYQEDTASMRKEIQDLQTNARIFQLSKCTACTFTLDLPAVHFMCMHSFHLRCLGDNEKECPECAPEYRSILDTKRNLELNARDQNLFFQQLKNSKDGFSVIADYFGKGIVSKTSPGPPQNP; via the exons ATGTACCAGTGGCGGAAGTTCGAGTTCTTCGAGGAGAAATCCGCCGGCAAGGTGTCGATCCCGAGCGAGATCAGCGGCAACGTCCGGTGCTGCTCGAGCGGGCGGGGCCGGATCGCTGTCGGGTGCGATGACGGCATGGTCGGCCTCCTGGATCGCGGGTTCAAGCTCTCCTACGCCTTCCAAGCCCACGCTGCCTCCGTCCTCTTCATCCAGCAGCTCAAG CAACGCAACTTCCTGATTACTGTTGGAGAGGATGAGCAGACGACACCCCAGCTATCTCCAATCTGCTTAAAGGTTTTTGATCTTGATAAGATGCAGCCAGAAGGTTCAAGCACAACAAGTCCTATGTGTGTGCAAATATTGCGGATTTTTACCAATCAGTTTCCTGAAGCGAAG ATCACGTCATTTTTGGTTCTTGAGGAAGCTCCTCCTATATTACTCATCACCATAGGTTTAGATACCGGTTCCATTTACTGCATCAAGGGTGACATTGCCCGTGAACGTATTACACGCTTCGCCCTTCTGGTAGAGACTGTTGCAGACAAAAGCCCTGCTTCTATTACTGGGCTCGGTTTTCGAGTGGATGGGAGAGCTCTTCAACTCTTTGCTGTCACTCCTGCTTCTGTCAGTTTGTTTAGCTTGAACGATCAGCCGCCGAAGAGGCATACCCTTGATCAGATAGGATGTGATTCCAATGCTGTTACAATGAGTGACCGGCTG GATCTGATTGTTGGTCGTCCTGAAGCTGTATACTTTTATGAAATTGATGGTCGAGGTCCTTGTTGGGCTTTCGATGGTGAGAAGAAGTTCCTTGGATGGTTTCGTGGATATTTGTTATGTGTTATTGCAGATCAAAGGAGCAATAGGAATATGTTCAATGTCTATGATTTGAAGAACCGGTTGATTGCCCATAGCATGGTAGTCGGGAATGTTTCACACTTGCTGTGTGAATGGGGTTACATTGTGCTAATAATGAGCGACAAAAAGGTTCTTTGCATAGGAGAAAAGGACATGGAAAGCAAGTTGGATATGCTGTTTAAGAAGAATTTGTATACTGTGGCAATAAATCTTGTACAAAGTCAGCAAGCTGATGCTTCAGCTACTGCTGAAGTACTGAGAAAATATGCAGACCATTTATATGGGAAACAAGACTATGATGAGGCTATgtcacaatatattcatacaatTGGTCATCTGGAGCCTTCATATGTGATCCAGAAATTTCTTGATGCACAACGGATACACAACCTTACTAATTACTTGGAGAAATTGCATGAGAGAGGATTTGCTTCCAAAGACCATACGACTCTTCTATTGAACTGCTATACAAAACTGAAGGATGTAGAAAAACTGAATAAGTTTATCAAGGATGAAGACGGTCGTGGTGAACACAAGTTTGATGTGGAAACTGCCATAAGAGTTTGTCGTGCAGCTGGCTATCATGAGCATGCTCTGTATGTTGCTAGGAAAGCTGAGAGACATGAATGGTATCTGAAGCTTTTACTGGAAGACCTTGGTAGTTATGATGAGGCTTTACTGTATATTTCTAGCCTTGAGCCTGACCAAGTGGGTATTACTGTTAAAGAGTATGGTAAGATCCTTATAGAACACAGGCCAGCTGAAACTGTTGAATTACTTATAAGACTCTGCACTGATGATTGGGAATCAACAAAGAAGAGGATGACCAGTGGGATGCATTTGGTTATGCTTCCCTCTCCGATGGACTTTGTCAAGATATTTGTACATAACCCAAAGTCTCTTATGGAATTTCTAGAGAAGTATATCAGCAAGGTTGGGGACTCAGCTGCTCAAGTGGAAATTCATAACACGCTTTTGGAGCTGTACCTGTCTAATGATTTGAGCTTTCCATCAATTTCACAAGAAATTAGCAACGAAAATCGTGATCCTAAAGTGGGAAGGCATAAGGGAATGACTAATGGGTCTATGACAGAGAGCAGGGTTAAAATGAATGCTGAGAATAAAGACCTTAAAAAGGAAAAGGATCATCTTGAAAGACAGCAGAAAGGATTGGCCTTGCTTAAGAATGCATGGACATCTGATATGGAGCAACCTTCGTATGATGCGTTTCTTGCCGTTATCTTATGTCAAATGAATGCATTTAAAGATGGTCTCCTGTTTCTTTATGAGAAAATGGAACTTTATAAAGAAGTAATTGCTTGCTACATGCAGAACCATGATCATGAAGGTTTGATTGCATGTTGCAAGAAGCTTGGGGACTCAACCCAAGGGGGAGATCCATCTCTTTGGGTTGATGTACTGAACTACTTCAGTGAGCTCGGAGAAGATTGCTCCAAAGAAGTAAAGGAGGTGCTGACCTACATTGAAAGAGATGATATTTTGCCTCCCATTGTTGTTCTTCAGACATTGTCTAAGAATCCATGCTTGACCCTTTCTGTCGTCAAAGATTACATTGCTAGGAAGCTTGAACAGGAGTCAAAGCTGATAGAAGATGACCGTAAATCTATTGAGAAGTACCAG GAGGACACtgcttcaatgagaaaagaaataCAGGATCTCCAAACAAACGCAAGAATCTTTCAGCTCAGTAAGTGCACAGCCTGCACTTTCACCCTTGACCTTCCTGCCGTGCATTTTATGTGCATGCACTCGTTTCACCTGCGTTGCCTTGGAGACAATGAGAAGGAATGCCCAGAGTGTGCACCCGAATACAGATCCATCTTAGATACCAAAAGGAACTTAGAGCTAAATGCAAGAGACCAAAATCTGTTTTTCCAGCAGTTAAAGAATTCAAAGGATGGGTTTTCTGTCATTGCAGACTATTTTGGGAAGGGCATAGTGAGCAAAACAAGTCCTGGTCCACCACAAAATCCATGA
- the LOC135583586 gene encoding LEAF RUST 10 DISEASE-RESISTANCE LOCUS RECEPTOR-LIKE PROTEIN KINASE-like 1.2 isoform X1, translating to MPSQIRPPPSPPPLLPLPIPLLFLVLLFSIAAVSFASDYACQELSTSCGSVTNITYPFWLANDTDELFTHCGYQDFKVICRDNTPILSLATDNYTVTHIDYGHRIISLADDDIVSSVDACPRVRHNLTVLTNSSLAYAPSDANLTFFFNCSDGLTEYMSPCLGKKSFVLTDEMIENNSFVPHNCEAVIVAPVLQEYLKSYQYELANGFREVLHEGFELNWSASTNTACSHCEQSGGWCGLNKTSSTTSVFACFCSDGRIESYNCSGKSKSKLKHGIIIGIVASAGFFVLLCVGFIYYRHKKKQGNSPSSKSLVQNLSSMSSSKDPEKGSSAHFQTHLFSYEELEQATNHFDESEELGDGGFGTVYKGKLRDGRIVAVKRLYENNYRRVEQFRNEIDILSRLRHPNLVNLYGCTSRSERELLLVYEFVQNGTVADHLHGSRASEGILTWPVRLNIAVETADALAYLHAVNPPIIHRDVKTSNILLDSCFNVKVADFGLSRLFPTDVTHISTAPQGTPGYLDPEYHQCYQLTDKSDVYSFGVVLVELISSKPAVDITRHRKDINLANMAVDRIQNGELDQLVDEGLGYQSDEAIRKMITMVAEVAFRCLQKDGEMRPPVKEVLDTLKAIQSEGYKVAKEGKDGADNGDDAGLLKNIAPMSPDSVMNRWVSRYTTPNTSE from the exons ATGCCTTCTCAAATCCGACCAcctccgtcgccgccgccgcttctTCCTCTTCCCATCCCTCTCCTTTTCCTTGTCCTGCTATTCTCCATCGCCGCCGTTAGCTTCGCTTCCGATTACGCCTGCCAGGAACTCTCAACGAGCTGTGGCAGCGTAACCAACATCACCTACCCGTTCTGGCTCGCTAATGATACGGATGAGCTTTTCACCCACTGCGGCTACCAAGACTTCAAGGTGATTTGCCGAGACAACACGCCGATTCTCAGCCTTGCCACCGATAACTACACGGTCACCCACATCGACTACGGCCACCGTATCATCTCCCTCGCCGACGACGACATCGTCAGCAGTGTGGATGCCTGTCCCAGAGTCCGCCACAACCTCACCGTTCTAACCAATTCCTCTCTGGCCTACGCTCCCTCCGACGCCAATCTCACCTTCTTCTTCAACTGCAGCGACGGCCTCACCGAATACATGAGTCCCTGCCTTGGAAAGAAATCTTTTGTTCTCACAGACGAGATGATCGAGAACAATTCCTTCGTTCCTCACAACTGCGAAGCCGTCATCGTGGCTCCGGTCCTGCAGGAATATCTGAAGTCTTATCAGTATGAACTCGCGAACGGGTTCAGAGAGGTGTTGCACGAAGGATTCGAATTGAACTGGTCGGCGTCCACCAACACTGCCTGCAGCCACTGCGAGCAATCCGGTGGGTGGTGTGGGTTGAACAAGACCAGTAGTACGACTTCGGTTTTCGCCTGCTTCTGCTCCGACGGAAGAATAGAATCGTACAATTGTTCAG GAAAGAGCAAGAGTAAACTGAAACATGGAATTATAATAG GTATTGTAGCATCAGCTGGTTTCTTCGTCCTACTTTGTGttggctttatctactacaggcACAAGAAGAAGCAAGGAAACTCCCCTTCCTCCAAATCCCTTGTGCAGAACCTCTCTTCCATGTCATCTTCTAAAGACCCCGAGAAGGGCAGCAGCGCCCATTTCCAGACCCATCTCTTCTCCTATGAAGAACTAGAGCAGGCCACCAACCACTTCGACGAATCCGAAGAACTCGGTGATGGAGGCTTTGGCACTGTCTACAAAG GAAAGCTTCGAGATGGGCGTATTGTTGCAGTCAAGCGGCTATACGAGAACAACTACAGACGAGTCGAGCAGTTCAGGAATGAGATCGATATCCTATCCCGCCTTCGTCATCCGAACCTTGTCAACCTCTATGGCTGCACCTCTCGCAGCGAACGTGAGCTCCTCCTCGTGTACGAGTTCGTGCAAAATGGCACGGTGGCGGATCACCTCCATGGATCCCGGGCTAGCGAGGGGATTCTTACATGGCCTGTGCGTCTTAACATCGCCGTCGAGACGGCAGACGCTCTGGCCTACCTTCATGCCGTCAACCCACCGATCATCCACCGCGATGTCAAGACCAGCAACATCCTGCTCGACAGCTGCTTCAACGTGAAAGTCGCAGATTTTGGGCTCTCGCGTCTCTTCCCCACCGACGTCACGCACATCTCCACCGCTCCACAGGGCACACCAGGGTACTTGGACCCGGAGTACCACCAGTGCTACCAGCTCACCGACAAGAGCGATGTTTATAGCTTCGGAGTTGTATTGGTGGAACTCATATCCTCCAAACCTGCTGTCGACATTACCCGGCACCGAAAGGACATCAACTTGGCGAACATGGCAGTGGACAGGATCCAGAATGGCGAGCTCGACCAGTTGGTGGACGAAGGCCTCGGATACCAATCGGATGAAGCGATAAGGAAGATGATCACCATGGTAGCAGAGGTGGCATTCAGGTGCTTGCAGAAGGATGGGGAGATGAGGCCACCGGTGAAGGAGGTCCTCGACACACTGAAAGCAATACAGAGTGAGGGGTACAAGGTGGCCAAGGAAGGAAAGGATGGTGCAGACAATGGAGACGATGCCGGATTACTGAAGAATATTGCACCAATGTCACCTGATTCAGTCATGAACAGGTGGGTGAGTAGGTATACTACGCCAAACACCAGCGAGTGA